A genomic segment from Triticum dicoccoides isolate Atlit2015 ecotype Zavitan chromosome 1A, WEW_v2.0, whole genome shotgun sequence encodes:
- the LOC119295437 gene encoding uncharacterized protein LOC119295437: MSSSSLSKARFEGKGGGGAGGSGRSISLAASRAKLAAAKKAATTASGRGKAKAKAKKVFSLTGQKFDTPEEREPLRIFYESLSKQIPSSDMAEFWLMEHGLLSPERAKKAYDRKLKRQQQIKSGTPIKSPNSTTVTKHKPAESWKKPVPLVSSSSTARHNTDHSAAKAKRRVEYSSDDDHDDKEFVVKLKRPNFNSNSNSNSRGG, translated from the exons ATGTCGTCGTCGTCCTTGTCCAAGGCCAGATTCGAG GgtaaaggaggaggaggagcaggcggaTCCGGGAGATCCATatcgctggccgcctccagggccaaGCTCGCCGCCGCCAAGAAAGCCGCTACTACAGCTAGCGGCCGGGgcaaggccaaggccaaggccaaGAAGGTCTTCTCCCTCACCGGCCAGAAGTTCGACACCCCAGAGGAG AGGGAGCCCCTGAGGATCTTCTACGAATCGCTCTCCAAGCAGATCCCATCCAGCGACATGGCCGAATTCTG GTTAATGGAGCATGGGCTGTTATCTCCGGAGAGAGCCAAGAAAGCCTATGACAGAAAGCTCAAACGGCAGCAGCAGATCAAATCAGGGACCCCCATCAAGTCGCCAAATTCCACCACTGTCACCAAACACAAACCTGCAGAGAGCTGGAAGAAACCGGTACCACtggtttcttcttcttccacaGCGCGTCACAACACAGATCATTCCGCCGCCAAGGCCAAGAGAAGAGTTGAGTACAGCAGCGACGATGACCACGACGACAAAGAATTCGTTGTCAAGCTCAAGAGACCCAATTTCAACTCCAACTCCAATTCCAATTCCAGGGGTGGCTGA